A single region of the Arthrobacter sp. zg-Y20 genome encodes:
- the rplN gene encoding 50S ribosomal protein L14 — MIQQESRLKVADNTGAKEILTIRVLGGSGRRYAGIGDTIVATVKDAIPGGNVKKGDVVKAVIVRTKKERRRQDGSYIKFDENAAVILKNDGDPRGTRIFGPVGRELRDKKFMKIISLAPEVL, encoded by the coding sequence GTGATTCAGCAGGAGTCGCGACTGAAGGTCGCCGACAACACGGGTGCCAAGGAAATCTTGACCATCCGCGTTCTCGGTGGATCCGGCCGTCGCTACGCAGGCATTGGCGACACCATTGTTGCCACCGTCAAGGATGCAATTCCCGGCGGCAACGTCAAAAAGGGCGACGTGGTCAAGGCCGTCATCGTCCGTACCAAGAAGGAACGCCGCCGCCAGGACGGTTCCTACATCAAGTTCGATGAGAACGCTGCAGTGATCTTGAAGAACGACGGCGACCCCCGCGGTACCCGTATCTTCGGCCCGGTCGGCCGCGAACTTCGCGACAAGAAGTTCATGAAGATCATTTCGCTGGCTCCGGAGGTGCTGTAG